A genomic stretch from Thalassophryne amazonica chromosome 18, fThaAma1.1, whole genome shotgun sequence includes:
- the syt5b gene encoding synaptotagmin Vb, with amino-acid sequence MRLTTAGVRARRAAELQEPEVENATEPVHHEPSKTAHHEKSKPEHHPSHDYSHMKDKFMNEFSRLPMPMWAVGAILMVVLVLVACFIFCVFKKCFGKKKKPKKARERKAGRRRVAKEDEQQTTENEGEVKEEGQKEMKEHEKLGKLEFSLDYNFTETQLIVGILQAADLAAMDMGGTSDPYVKVFLLPDKKKKYETKVQRKNLCPIFNETFIFKILYAELGGKTLVLQVYDFDRFSKHDMIGEIKIPMNSVDLGQPIQQWKDLESGEKEEQEKLGDICISLRYVPTAGKLTVNIMEAKNLKKMDVGGLSDPYVKIVLQQNGKRIKKKKTTVKKNTLNPYFNESFSFDVPFEQIQKVQVVITVFDYDKLGSNDPIGGTFMGYGATGVGLRHWSDMLANPRRPIAQWHTLMSEEEVDAALKAKPR; translated from the exons ATGAGGCTGACCACCGCTGGAGTCAGGGCCCGAAGGGCCGCAGAGCTTCAGGAACCAGAAGTAGAGAATGCAACAGAACCGGTTCATCATGAGCCCTCCAAAACCGCACACCACGAGAAGTCCAAACCAGAACATCATCCGAGCCACGACTACAGCCACATGAAGGACAAGTTCATGAATGAGTTTAGTCGACTGCCAA TGCCAATGTGGGCAGTAGGAGCTATCCTTATGGTGGTCCTGGTGTTGGTGGCGTGCTTTATCTTCTGTGTTTTCAAGAAATGCTTTGGGAAAAAGAAAAAGCCAAAGAAAGCAAGGGAGAGGAAGGCAGGCCGCCGCCGGGTGGCAAAGGAAGATGAACAACAAACAACAGAAAAC GAGGGGGAGGTGAAAGAGGAGGGACAGAAAGAGATGAAAGAACACGAAAAGTTGGGTAAACTGGAGTTCTCACTGGATTACAACTTCACAGAAACTCAG CTCATCGTGGGGATCCTCCAGGCTGCCGATCTTGCTGCCATGGATATGGGAGGAACCTCAGACCCCTATGTCAAAGTCTTTCTCTTACCAGACAAAAAGAAGAAATATGAGACCAAAGTTCAACGCAAGAATTTATGccctattttcaatgagacattcATCTTCAAG ATTCTATATGCAGAGTTGGGTGGGAAAACATTGGTACTGCAGGTTTATGACTTTGAccgtttctccaaacatgacatgaTTGGGGAAATAAAAATTCCCATGAACAGTGTTGATTTGGGCCAACCAATACAGCAATGGAAAGACTTGGAGAGTGGAGAAAAAGAAGAG caaGAAAAGCTTGGTGATATTTGCATTTCCTTGAGATACGTCCCAACTGCTGGGAAACTGACAGTGAacattatggaagcaaaaaacctGAAGAAAATGGATGTAGGCGGTTTATCAG ATCCATATGTGAAGATTGTTCTGCAGCAAAATGGCAAAAGgattaagaagaagaagacaacagTGAAGAAGAATACATTGAATCCATATTTTAATGAGAGTTTCAGTTTTGATGTACCATTTGAGCAGATACAG AAAGTCCAAGTCGTCATCACAGTGTTTGACTATGATAAACTTGGAAGCAATGACCCAATTGGAGGGACCTTCATGGGCTACGGGGCCACAGGAGTCGGCCTCCGCCACTGGTCAGACATGCTGGCCAACCCCAGGCGTCCAATAGCACAGTGGCACACGCTTATGTCAGAAGAAGAAGTGGACGCCGCACTCAAAGCCAAACCTCGTTAA
- the zgc:56095 gene encoding ferritin, lower subunit, protein MQSVLKHNFHCECEGDINKLINLKLHASYTYLALGMYFDRHDVALPKFSHFFLERSVKEQKQAEELLEYQNMRGGQILLQTIAKPSRDDWKGGLDAVTFSLEYQKSLNTCVLDVHRRAGTHSDCHLCDFLEQYFLTDSHDTITELGNHVGSLTRITASEIQGSLGEYLFDKHTL, encoded by the exons ATGCAGTCTGTGCTTAAACACAACTTCCACTGTGAGTGTGAAGGAGACATCAACAAACTCATCAACTTGAAACTTCATGCGTCCTACACCTATCTGGCTCTG GGCATGTATTTCGACAGGCATGATGTCGCTTTGCCCAAATTTTCCCACTTTTTTCTCGAGCGTTCAGTGAAAGAACAGAAACAGGCTGAGGAGCTTCTGGAATATCAGAACATGAGAGGTGGTCAAATTTTACTTCAGACCATTGCT AAACCAAGCAGAGATGACTGGAAAGGCGGTTTGGATGCAGTGACCTTCTCCTTGGAATACCAGAAGTCCCTAAACACATGCGTCCTTGATGTGCACCGCAGAGCTGGTACCCACAGCGACTGTCAT CTGTGTGACTTCCTTGAGCAATATTTCCTCACTGACAGCCACGACACCATCACGGAGCTCGGCAACCATGTGGGCAGCCTGACTCGAATCACTGCGTCTGAGATTCAGGGATCTCTGGGAGAATACCTATTTGACAAACACACTCTGTGA